From one Nocardioides sp. Kera G14 genomic stretch:
- the atpA gene encoding F0F1 ATP synthase subunit alpha, with protein MTELSIRPDEIRDALAKYVADYQPEAAATEEVGTVAQTADGIARVSGLPSAMANELLEFEDGTLGLALNLDTREIGVVVLGDFDKIEEGQTVRRTGEVLSVPVGDGYLGRVVDPLGNAIDGLGDIATTGRRALELQAPGVMARKSVHEPLATGIKAIDAMTPIGRGQRQLIIGDRATGKTTVAIDTIINQKANWESGDPKKQVRCIYVAIGQKGSTIASVRGALEESGALEYTTIVAAPASDSAGFKYLAPYTGSAIGQHWMYEGKHVLIVFDDLTKQAEAYRSVSLLLRRPPGREAYPGDVFYLHSRLLERCAKLSDELGAGSMTGLPIIETKANDVSAFIPTNVISITDGQIFLQSDLFAANQRPAIDVGISVSRVGGAAMTKALKGVTGSLKVDLAQYRAMEAFAMFASDLDAASKQQLARGQRLMALMKQPAYSPYSVEDMTVSLWLGTSGRLDAIPVADVLKFEREFLEYLKSGRSGVLAGIAETLKFEDSTASELVAAYDAFLPQFQTSDGQAIKPGSEKAEALEDDEVEQEQIVKQKKA; from the coding sequence ATGACGGAGCTGTCCATCCGTCCCGACGAGATCCGGGACGCGCTGGCGAAGTACGTCGCCGACTACCAGCCTGAGGCCGCGGCGACCGAAGAGGTCGGCACGGTCGCCCAGACCGCTGACGGCATCGCCCGCGTCTCCGGCCTGCCCTCGGCCATGGCCAACGAGCTCCTCGAGTTCGAGGACGGCACGCTCGGCCTGGCGCTGAACCTCGACACCCGCGAGATCGGTGTCGTCGTCCTCGGTGACTTCGACAAGATCGAGGAGGGCCAGACGGTCCGCCGTACCGGTGAGGTCCTCTCCGTCCCCGTCGGTGACGGCTACCTCGGCCGTGTCGTCGACCCGCTCGGCAACGCGATCGACGGGCTCGGCGACATCGCCACCACCGGCCGTCGCGCCCTCGAGCTCCAGGCGCCCGGTGTCATGGCCCGCAAGTCGGTCCACGAGCCCCTCGCCACCGGCATCAAGGCCATCGACGCGATGACCCCGATCGGCCGTGGCCAGCGCCAGCTGATCATCGGCGACCGCGCCACCGGCAAGACCACGGTCGCGATCGACACGATCATCAACCAGAAGGCCAACTGGGAGTCCGGCGACCCGAAGAAGCAGGTCCGCTGCATCTACGTCGCCATCGGCCAGAAGGGCTCGACCATCGCCTCCGTGCGTGGCGCCCTCGAGGAGTCCGGCGCCCTGGAGTACACGACGATCGTCGCCGCTCCGGCTTCCGACTCCGCCGGCTTCAAGTACCTCGCCCCCTACACCGGCTCGGCCATCGGTCAGCACTGGATGTACGAGGGCAAGCACGTCCTCATCGTCTTCGATGACCTCACGAAGCAGGCCGAGGCCTACCGCTCGGTGTCCCTGCTGCTCCGTCGTCCGCCGGGCCGTGAGGCCTACCCGGGTGACGTCTTCTACCTGCACTCGCGTCTGCTGGAGCGCTGCGCGAAGCTCTCCGACGAGCTCGGCGCCGGTTCCATGACGGGTCTGCCGATCATCGAGACGAAGGCCAACGACGTCTCGGCGTTCATCCCGACCAACGTCATCTCGATCACGGACGGCCAGATCTTCCTGCAGTCCGACCTGTTCGCGGCCAACCAGCGCCCGGCGATCGACGTCGGCATCTCCGTCTCCCGCGTCGGCGGTGCCGCGATGACCAAGGCGCTGAAGGGTGTCACCGGCTCGCTGAAGGTCGACCTCGCGCAGTACCGCGCCATGGAGGCCTTCGCGATGTTCGCGTCCGACCTCGACGCCGCGTCCAAGCAGCAGCTCGCCCGTGGTCAGCGCCTCATGGCCCTGATGAAGCAGCCTGCCTACTCGCCGTACTCGGTCGAGGACATGACTGTCTCGCTGTGGCTCGGCACCTCGGGTCGCCTCGACGCGATCCCGGTCGCGGACGTCCTCAAGTTCGAGCGGGAGTTCCTCGAGTACCTCAAGTCGGGCAGGTCCGGCGTCCTCGCCGGCATCGCCGAGACGCTGAAGTTCGAGGACTCGACCGCGTCCGAGCTCGTTGCCGCGTACGACGCCTTCCTCCCGCAGTTCCAGACCAGCGACGGCCAGGCCATCAAGCCCGGCTCGGAGAAGGCGGAGGCTCTCGAGGACGACGAGGTCGAGCAGGAGCAGATCGTCAAGCAGAAGAAGGCCTGA
- a CDS encoding F0F1 ATP synthase subunit B: MLTTLVLAAAETADEPNPLVPHLAEIILGLIVLAIVVYLLKVLVIPNFEKAYAERTEAIEGGLAAAETKQAAADAKLAELEAQLADARQEAARIREEARAQGAEIVAEMREQAQAEATRIVEHGKTQIEAERLQAVTSLRAEVGTLATGLAGKIVGESLDDEARQSRIVERFLAELESSEA; encoded by the coding sequence ATGTTGACGACGCTTGTCCTTGCGGCTGCGGAGACGGCGGATGAGCCGAATCCGCTGGTTCCGCACCTCGCAGAGATCATCCTCGGCCTGATCGTCCTCGCGATCGTCGTGTACCTGCTCAAGGTTCTGGTCATCCCGAACTTCGAGAAGGCGTACGCCGAGCGCACCGAGGCGATCGAGGGCGGCCTCGCCGCCGCCGAGACCAAGCAGGCCGCGGCCGACGCCAAGCTCGCCGAGCTGGAGGCGCAGCTTGCTGACGCCCGCCAGGAGGCGGCCCGGATCCGCGAGGAGGCTCGCGCCCAGGGCGCCGAGATCGTCGCTGAGATGCGGGAGCAGGCCCAGGCCGAGGCGACTCGGATCGTCGAGCACGGCAAGACGCAGATCGAGGCCGAGCGCCTTCAGGCAGTCACGTCCCTGCGTGCCGAGGTCGGCACCCTCGCGACCGGCCTGGCCGGCAAGATCGTCGGCGAGAGCCTGGACGACGAGGCTCGCCAGAGCCGGATCGTCGAGCGCTTCCTCGCCGAGCTCGAGTCGAGCGAGGCCTGA
- a CDS encoding F0F1 ATP synthase subunit epsilon gives MAGTITVDLVAADRVVWSGEASTVSARTVDGDLGVLPGHAPLLSLLAPSAVEIHPTEGAVVSAEVDGGFISVAQDHVSILAEHVTL, from the coding sequence ATGGCGGGAACCATCACCGTCGATCTCGTCGCTGCAGACCGCGTGGTCTGGAGCGGCGAGGCCTCGACGGTCTCCGCCCGCACGGTGGACGGCGACCTCGGTGTCCTGCCGGGTCACGCGCCGCTGCTCTCGCTGCTGGCTCCGTCGGCGGTGGAGATCCACCCGACCGAGGGTGCGGTCGTGAGCGCCGAGGTCGACGGGGGATTCATCTCCGTCGCCCAGGACCACGTCTCCATCCTCGCCGAGCACGTCACGCTCTGA
- a CDS encoding F0F1 ATP synthase subunit gamma, with protein MAVSLREYRARIRSTESMKKITRAMELIAASRIIKAQQRASAAAPYARELTRAVSAVATYSNVDHALTTEPENADRAAVLVITSDRGLAGAYSSNVLKEAESLIERLRGEGKQVDLYVSGRKAEAYYRFRNRKVVRSWTGHSDQPTFEVAKEIGETLIGAFLAGAAEGGEDVFPGVDEVHLVYTRFVSMLTQKPTALRLLPLEVVEGIEPPAEGEVLPLYEFEPNAEAVLDGLLPQYVQSRIWFALLQAAASELAARQKAMKSATDNANELIKKYTRIANQARQAGITQEISEIVGGVNALADANAAND; from the coding sequence ATGGCCGTATCGCTGCGTGAGTACCGCGCGCGGATCAGATCGACGGAGTCGATGAAGAAGATCACGCGCGCCATGGAGCTCATTGCTGCGTCCCGCATCATCAAGGCGCAGCAGCGGGCCAGCGCGGCCGCTCCCTACGCCCGTGAGCTGACCCGCGCGGTGTCCGCCGTGGCGACGTACTCCAACGTCGACCACGCGCTGACCACCGAGCCCGAGAATGCCGACCGCGCTGCGGTCCTCGTGATCACGAGTGACCGTGGCCTGGCCGGCGCCTACTCCTCGAACGTGCTCAAGGAGGCCGAGAGCCTCATCGAGCGCCTCCGTGGCGAGGGCAAGCAGGTCGACCTCTACGTGTCGGGTCGTAAGGCCGAGGCCTACTACCGGTTCCGCAACCGCAAGGTCGTCCGGAGCTGGACGGGTCACTCCGACCAGCCGACCTTCGAGGTCGCCAAGGAGATCGGCGAGACGCTCATCGGCGCCTTCCTGGCCGGTGCGGCCGAGGGCGGCGAGGATGTCTTTCCGGGCGTCGACGAGGTCCACCTCGTCTACACGCGGTTCGTCTCCATGCTGACCCAGAAGCCGACCGCACTGCGTCTGCTCCCGCTCGAGGTCGTGGAGGGCATCGAGCCCCCGGCCGAGGGCGAGGTGCTGCCGCTCTACGAGTTCGAGCCCAACGCCGAGGCCGTCCTGGACGGGCTGCTGCCGCAGTACGTCCAGAGCCGGATCTGGTTCGCGCTGCTCCAGGCTGCCGCCTCGGAGCTGGCCGCGCGCCAGAAGGCGATGAAGTCCGCGACGGACAACGCCAACGAGCTCATCAAGAAGTACACCCGGATCGCCAACCAGGCTCGTCAGGCCGGCATCACCCAGGAAATCAGCGAGATCGTCGGTGGCGTCAACGCCCTCGCCGACGCCAACGCCGCGAACGACTGA
- a CDS encoding glycosyltransferase family 4 protein, producing MRAFLLLFLVAGSVTYLLTVVSREIALRTGAVAKVRDRDVHDEPIPYMGGVAMFGGLVAAYLVAREVPFISGGSPFITRDAGAVLIAGGVICLVGVLDDIVELDALTKLGGQVIATAVLIGFHIQYYWVSTGNEHVFVLDPAQGALVTALVVIATVNAVNFIDGLDGLAAGVVGIGALAFFAFSYTLSRVNEVDRATTPALLAVALAGACAGFLVHNWNPARLFMGDSGSMLIGLVLSASAVSLSGTFTSGQLSQGAGGAQSSLLPTFLPIALPLLILIVPLADLVLAVVRRTRAGRSPFAPDKQHLHHRLLEIGHSQRRAVLIMWLWAALIAFGSVFASLYTGAVVWVILAVSLLGTLALTFVLPKVHARVALDRSS from the coding sequence GTGAGGGCGTTCCTCCTCCTCTTCCTCGTCGCGGGCTCGGTGACCTACCTCCTCACCGTGGTCTCGCGCGAGATCGCCCTGCGCACGGGGGCGGTGGCGAAGGTGCGCGACCGCGACGTGCACGACGAGCCGATCCCGTACATGGGCGGTGTGGCGATGTTCGGCGGTCTCGTCGCCGCCTATCTCGTCGCGCGGGAGGTGCCGTTCATCAGCGGCGGCTCGCCCTTCATCACCCGCGATGCCGGCGCCGTGCTCATCGCCGGGGGAGTGATCTGCCTGGTCGGCGTCCTCGACGACATCGTCGAGCTCGACGCCCTCACCAAGCTGGGCGGGCAGGTGATCGCGACCGCGGTCCTGATCGGCTTCCACATCCAGTACTACTGGGTCTCCACAGGAAACGAGCACGTGTTCGTTCTCGACCCAGCCCAAGGCGCCCTGGTGACCGCACTCGTGGTGATCGCGACCGTCAACGCGGTGAACTTCATCGACGGCCTCGACGGCCTCGCCGCCGGAGTCGTGGGCATCGGCGCCCTGGCGTTCTTCGCCTTCTCCTACACGCTCAGCCGGGTCAACGAGGTCGATCGGGCCACCACTCCAGCGCTCCTGGCCGTCGCGCTCGCCGGAGCGTGTGCCGGCTTCCTGGTGCACAACTGGAACCCCGCGCGACTCTTCATGGGCGACTCGGGCTCGATGCTGATCGGTCTGGTGCTCTCCGCAAGCGCCGTCAGCCTCTCGGGCACGTTCACCTCGGGCCAGCTCAGCCAGGGCGCCGGTGGAGCCCAGTCGAGTCTGCTCCCGACGTTCCTGCCGATCGCCCTGCCGCTGCTGATCCTGATCGTGCCGCTGGCCGACCTCGTCCTCGCCGTCGTACGCCGCACCCGGGCCGGCCGCTCGCCCTTCGCTCCGGACAAGCAGCACCTGCACCACCGCCTGCTCGAGATTGGCCACAGTCAGCGACGGGCCGTCCTGATCATGTGGCTGTGGGCGGCCCTGATCGCCTTCGGCTCGGTCTTCGCGAGCCTCTACACCGGCGCGGTGGTGTGGGTGATCCTGGCCGTGTCCCTCCTCGGAACCCTGGCGTTGACGTTCGTCCTTCCCAAGGTCCACGCCCGGGTCGCTCTGGATCGTTCAAGTTAG
- a CDS encoding L-threonylcarbamoyladenylate synthase, with translation MSAMAQRLPTTFEQARAGAISIAADALVRGELVVLPTDTVYGIGADAFNPKAVQALLDAKGRGRQMPPPVLVSEVATLDALATAVPAWARALADVFWPGPLTLVCREQSSLQWDLGETHSTVAIRVPDHPVALALLERTGPLAVSSANLTGQPAATDADAAEEMLGEKVAVILDDGATPGDSDSPSTIVDATSATPRLLRLGALSVDDLNRVLAEHGEAIVAPEAPIQ, from the coding sequence ATGAGCGCCATGGCGCAGCGACTCCCCACGACCTTCGAGCAGGCCCGCGCCGGCGCGATCTCGATCGCCGCCGACGCCCTCGTCCGCGGCGAGCTCGTCGTCCTGCCGACCGACACCGTCTACGGCATCGGCGCCGACGCCTTCAACCCGAAGGCCGTCCAGGCGCTCCTCGACGCCAAGGGCCGTGGCCGCCAGATGCCGCCTCCCGTCCTGGTCAGCGAGGTGGCGACCCTCGACGCGCTCGCCACCGCCGTGCCGGCATGGGCGCGAGCCCTGGCCGACGTCTTCTGGCCCGGACCGCTGACGCTGGTCTGCCGGGAGCAGTCCTCGCTGCAGTGGGACCTCGGCGAGACCCACAGCACCGTCGCCATCCGCGTCCCCGACCACCCGGTCGCGCTCGCCCTGCTCGAGCGGACCGGCCCCCTGGCCGTCAGCTCGGCGAACCTCACCGGTCAGCCCGCGGCGACCGACGCCGACGCGGCCGAGGAGATGCTGGGGGAGAAGGTCGCCGTGATCCTCGACGACGGCGCCACGCCCGGTGACTCCGACTCGCCGTCGACGATCGTCGACGCCACCTCCGCGACGCCCCGGCTGCTCCGCCTCGGTGCGCTCTCCGTCGACGACCTCAATCGCGTGCTGGCCGAGCACGGCGAGGCCATCGTGGCCCCCGAGGCGCCCATCCAGTGA
- the atpD gene encoding F0F1 ATP synthase subunit beta, protein MTATAEEQATTGAAATGRIVRVIGPVVDVEFPVDAMPEINNKLEATVTIGDETSVLPFEVAQHIGDGVIRAISLKPTDGLVRGQAVTDTGDMITVPVGDVTLGKVFNATGDMLNLEPGETVEVNERWGIHRKAPAFDQLEPKTQMFETGIKVIDLLAPYVTGGKIGLFGGAGVGKTVLIQEMIARVAKNHAGVSTFAGVGERTREGNDLIVEMQEAGVFDKVALVFGQMDEPPGTRLRVALSALTMAEYFRDVQKQDVLLFIDNIFRFTQAGSEVSTLLGRMPSAVGYQPNLADEMGALQERITSTRGHSITSMQAIYVPADDYTDPAPAATFAHLDATTELSREIASLGIYPAVDPLTSTSRILDPQYVGQAHYDAAIRVKQILQRNKELQDIIAILGVDELSEEDKTIVHRARRIQRFLSQNTYVAKQFTGIEGSTVPLVDTIEAFNKICDGEYDHVAEQAFFMCGGLDDVEANWADIQKNL, encoded by the coding sequence ATGACTGCAACCGCTGAAGAGCAGGCCACCACGGGTGCTGCGGCCACCGGCCGCATCGTCCGCGTCATCGGTCCGGTCGTCGACGTGGAGTTCCCCGTCGACGCGATGCCGGAGATCAACAACAAGCTCGAGGCCACCGTGACCATCGGTGACGAGACCTCGGTGCTCCCCTTCGAGGTCGCCCAGCACATCGGTGACGGCGTCATCCGCGCCATTTCACTCAAACCCACTGATGGCCTCGTGCGCGGCCAGGCGGTGACCGACACCGGCGACATGATCACCGTCCCGGTCGGCGACGTCACCCTCGGCAAGGTCTTCAACGCCACCGGCGACATGCTCAACCTCGAGCCCGGTGAGACCGTCGAGGTCAACGAGCGCTGGGGCATCCACCGCAAGGCCCCGGCCTTCGACCAGCTCGAGCCGAAGACCCAGATGTTCGAGACCGGCATCAAGGTCATCGACCTGCTGGCGCCGTACGTCACCGGCGGAAAGATCGGCCTCTTCGGTGGTGCCGGTGTCGGCAAGACCGTCCTCATCCAGGAGATGATCGCGCGAGTCGCGAAGAACCACGCGGGCGTCTCGACGTTCGCCGGTGTCGGTGAGCGCACCCGTGAGGGCAACGACCTCATCGTCGAGATGCAGGAGGCCGGCGTCTTCGACAAGGTCGCCCTCGTCTTCGGCCAGATGGACGAGCCGCCGGGCACGCGACTTCGCGTGGCGCTGTCTGCTCTCACCATGGCGGAGTACTTCCGCGACGTGCAGAAGCAGGACGTGCTCCTCTTCATCGACAACATCTTCCGCTTCACGCAGGCCGGTTCCGAGGTCTCCACGCTGCTCGGCCGGATGCCGTCCGCGGTGGGTTACCAGCCCAACCTCGCCGACGAGATGGGCGCGCTCCAGGAGCGCATCACCTCGACGCGGGGTCACTCGATCACCTCGATGCAGGCGATCTACGTGCCGGCCGACGACTACACCGACCCGGCTCCGGCGGCGACGTTCGCCCACCTCGACGCCACCACCGAGCTCTCGCGTGAGATCGCCTCGCTCGGTATCTACCCGGCCGTCGACCCGCTGACGTCGACGTCGCGCATCCTCGACCCGCAGTACGTCGGTCAGGCGCACTACGACGCGGCCATCCGGGTGAAGCAGATCCTGCAGCGCAACAAGGAGCTCCAGGACATCATCGCGATCCTCGGTGTGGACGAGCTCTCCGAAGAGGACAAGACGATCGTGCACCGCGCCCGTCGCATCCAGCGCTTCCTCTCGCAGAACACGTACGTCGCCAAGCAGTTCACCGGCATCGAGGGCTCGACCGTTCCGCTGGTCGACACCATCGAGGCGTTCAACAAGATCTGCGACGGCGAGTACGACCACGTCGCCGAGCAGGCGTTCTTCATGTGTGGCGGTCTCGACGACGTCGAGGCCAACTGGGCCGACATCCAGAAGAACCTCTGA
- the atpB gene encoding F0F1 ATP synthase subunit A, with protein sequence MSLLATMIPAEDFTAPGPSDFDLPAVFGDVTKPMLLVVLSAIIAVGLFWAMSRKAAIVPGRLQFAGEYVYGFVRNTIARDTIGGHDYMKYVPLLFGIFTVVLINNFFGVIPFIQFPTMSHIGYTAAIALVIWATYNIAGIIKHGFFGYLKHQTVPAGISGPILIMLIPLEFFSNIIVRPFTLALRLFATMFAGHLLLSLFSIGGEFLILHHDPKALGVTAGVLSYVIGIGVSFLDMLVMFLQAYVITLLSAMYIGSAIADEH encoded by the coding sequence GTGAGCCTGCTCGCCACGATGATCCCCGCCGAGGACTTCACCGCTCCCGGCCCGTCGGACTTCGACCTTCCGGCGGTCTTCGGGGACGTCACGAAGCCGATGCTGCTCGTGGTGCTCTCCGCCATCATCGCCGTCGGCCTCTTCTGGGCCATGTCGCGCAAGGCCGCGATCGTCCCGGGCCGCCTGCAGTTCGCCGGCGAGTACGTCTACGGCTTCGTGCGCAACACGATCGCTCGCGACACCATCGGTGGCCACGACTACATGAAGTACGTGCCGCTGCTGTTCGGCATCTTCACGGTCGTCCTGATCAACAACTTCTTCGGTGTCATCCCGTTCATCCAGTTCCCGACGATGTCGCACATCGGCTACACCGCCGCCATCGCGCTCGTCATCTGGGCGACGTACAACATCGCCGGCATCATCAAGCACGGGTTCTTCGGCTACCTGAAGCACCAGACGGTGCCCGCGGGCATCAGCGGCCCGATCCTGATCATGCTGATCCCGCTGGAGTTCTTCTCCAACATCATCGTCCGGCCGTTCACGCTCGCCCTGCGTCTCTTCGCGACGATGTTCGCCGGTCACCTGCTGCTCTCGCTGTTCTCCATCGGCGGCGAGTTCCTGATCCTGCACCACGACCCCAAGGCCCTCGGCGTGACCGCCGGTGTCCTCTCCTATGTCATCGGCATCGGGGTCAGCTTCCTGGACATGCTGGTCATGTTCCTGCAGGCCTACGTCATCACTCTGCTGTCGGCGATGTACATCGGCAGCGCAATCGCTGACGAGCACTGA
- the prmC gene encoding peptide chain release factor N(5)-glutamine methyltransferase, which translates to MKRRELLAAAIAELEAGGVASPAVDADLLLAHVLDVPRGNLLLVDTVSPEAAADFASLVERRARREPLQHLTGVAHFRYVDLGVGPGVFVPRPETELLAGWAIDALVAVRAERASRPPVVLDLCTGSGAIAKAIKDEVPEAEVHAVELSEEAHRWAERNLEGTGVDLRQGDAFDAFDDLLGQVDVVVCNPPYIPLEAWESVAQEARDHDPHLALFSGDDGLDAMRRLADRAALLLRPGGVVGAEHADEQGPGASNGGAAAVFAATGRWTEIRDHDDLAGRPRFVTARLAR; encoded by the coding sequence GTGAAGCGCCGCGAGCTCCTCGCGGCGGCGATCGCTGAACTCGAGGCCGGCGGCGTCGCCTCACCCGCCGTGGACGCCGACCTGCTGCTCGCGCACGTCCTCGACGTCCCGCGTGGCAACCTTCTGCTGGTTGACACCGTTTCGCCGGAGGCGGCCGCCGACTTCGCCTCCCTCGTCGAGCGGCGGGCTCGGAGGGAGCCCCTGCAGCACCTCACCGGCGTCGCCCATTTCCGGTACGTCGACTTAGGTGTCGGCCCCGGCGTCTTCGTGCCCCGCCCCGAGACCGAGCTCCTCGCCGGCTGGGCGATCGATGCGCTGGTCGCGGTGCGAGCGGAGCGAGCCTCGAGACCACCGGTCGTCCTCGACCTCTGCACCGGCTCCGGCGCCATCGCCAAGGCCATCAAGGACGAGGTTCCCGAAGCCGAGGTCCACGCCGTCGAACTGAGCGAAGAGGCCCACCGCTGGGCCGAGCGCAACCTCGAGGGCACCGGTGTGGACCTCCGACAGGGAGATGCGTTCGACGCCTTCGACGACCTCCTCGGCCAGGTGGACGTGGTCGTCTGCAACCCGCCGTACATCCCCCTCGAGGCGTGGGAGAGCGTGGCGCAGGAAGCCCGGGATCATGATCCCCATCTCGCGCTCTTCTCCGGTGACGACGGCCTCGACGCGATGCGGCGCCTCGCCGACCGCGCGGCGTTGCTGCTCAGGCCCGGCGGCGTCGTCGGCGCCGAGCATGCCGACGAGCAGGGGCCCGGCGCGAGCAACGGGGGAGCCGCGGCGGTCTTCGCGGCCACCGGTCGCTGGACGGAAATCCGCGATCACGACGACCTGGCGGGCCGTCCGCGCTTCGTGACCGCGAGACTGGCACGATGA
- the prfA gene encoding peptide chain release factor 1 yields MFDAVEGLIAEHGEIEQKLGLPEVHSDARLSKQLNTRYAQLSAIIATYREWLGLADDIEAAEMLVAEDPSFADEAAALRTQREVAAERLQRLLIPRDPSDDKDAILEVKSGEGGEESALFAGDLLRMYSRFAERLGWKTEIIDAAESDLGGYKSVTLAVKAKGTPEPGRAPYALLKFEGGVHRVQRVPVTESQGRIHTSAAGVLVMPEAEQVDVEVNENDLRIDVFRSSGPGGQSVNTTDSAVRITHLPTGIVVSCQNEKSQLQNKESALRILRSRLLAAAEEEAAAAASDARKSQIRTVDRSERIRTYNFPENRISDHRTGYKAYNLDTVLDGELGPVLESAVEADLAARLAALES; encoded by the coding sequence CTGTTCGACGCAGTCGAAGGGCTGATCGCTGAACACGGGGAGATCGAGCAGAAGCTCGGTCTCCCCGAAGTTCATTCCGACGCCCGACTCTCCAAGCAGCTCAACACCCGCTACGCGCAACTGTCGGCGATCATCGCCACCTACCGCGAGTGGCTGGGGTTGGCCGACGACATCGAGGCGGCCGAGATGCTCGTCGCCGAGGACCCGTCCTTCGCCGACGAGGCTGCTGCTCTGCGCACCCAGCGCGAAGTTGCGGCCGAGCGCCTCCAGCGCCTGCTCATCCCACGCGACCCGTCCGACGACAAGGACGCGATCCTCGAGGTGAAGTCCGGCGAGGGCGGCGAGGAGTCGGCGCTCTTCGCGGGCGACCTGCTCCGGATGTACTCCCGCTTCGCGGAGCGCCTCGGCTGGAAGACCGAGATCATCGACGCCGCCGAGTCCGACCTCGGTGGCTACAAGTCGGTGACCCTCGCGGTGAAGGCCAAGGGGACGCCGGAGCCCGGCCGGGCGCCGTACGCGCTGCTGAAGTTCGAAGGCGGAGTCCACCGCGTCCAGCGGGTGCCCGTCACCGAGAGCCAGGGCCGGATCCACACCTCGGCCGCCGGCGTGCTCGTCATGCCCGAGGCCGAGCAGGTCGACGTCGAGGTCAACGAGAACGACCTGCGCATCGACGTCTTCCGGTCCTCGGGCCCCGGCGGACAGAGCGTCAACACGACCGACTCGGCCGTGCGCATCACGCACCTTCCCACCGGGATCGTGGTGAGCTGCCAGAACGAGAAGTCACAGCTGCAGAACAAGGAGTCCGCGCTCCGCATCCTGCGCTCACGCCTCCTCGCGGCCGCCGAGGAGGAGGCTGCGGCAGCCGCTTCCGACGCACGCAAGTCGCAGATCCGCACCGTCGACCGCTCCGAGCGGATCCGCACCTACAACTTCCCGGAGAACCGCATCTCCGACCACCGGACCGGCTACAAGGCCTACAACCTCGACACCGTCCTCGACGGTGAGCTCGGCCCGGTGCTCGAGTCGGCCGTCGAGGCCGACCTCGCGGCCCGGCTCGCCGCCCTCGAGTCGTGA
- a CDS encoding ATP synthase F0 subunit C, which produces MGGTLNMIGLGLAAIGPAIGVGLIFAAYVAGVARQPEAQGRLQSIAIFGFVLAEQFFIISLALAFVLKP; this is translated from the coding sequence ATGGGTGGCACCCTGAACATGATCGGCCTCGGCCTCGCTGCGATCGGCCCCGCCATCGGCGTCGGCCTCATCTTCGCCGCGTACGTCGCCGGCGTCGCTCGTCAGCCGGAGGCCCAGGGCCGTCTGCAGAGCATCGCCATCTTCGGCTTCGTGCTCGCCGAGCAGTTCTTCATCATCTCGCTTGCTCTCGCGTTCGTTCTCAAGCCCTGA
- a CDS encoding F0F1 ATP synthase subunit delta: protein MDVRGASAEALAALTDELAAAAGSGETAASVATGLFNVSQTLRTEPALRRFAADASVAAESKHAVVKDVFGGKIADDALTLLLSAVSRRWTQGHDLVDALEHLSEIAVVRSADDADRLVDELFSVEQAIQTTPELRDALADPARSTADKESLIDSLLGATALPATVTLVKQALAGTYRTVTAALEEYQKVATSVRNEGVATVRVAAPLSPEQETRLAAALAKQYGREIHLNTLVDPTVIGGIKVEIGDDVIDGSIASKLDDAQRALAG, encoded by the coding sequence ATGGACGTGCGTGGAGCCTCGGCCGAAGCGCTCGCCGCCCTCACCGACGAGCTCGCCGCTGCGGCGGGTTCGGGTGAGACGGCCGCCTCGGTCGCCACAGGACTCTTCAACGTGTCGCAGACATTGCGCACCGAGCCGGCGCTGCGCCGGTTCGCCGCCGACGCCTCGGTCGCCGCGGAGTCCAAGCACGCCGTGGTGAAGGACGTGTTCGGCGGAAAGATCGCCGACGACGCGCTCACCCTCCTGCTCTCCGCGGTCTCCCGCCGCTGGACGCAGGGGCACGACCTGGTCGACGCGCTCGAGCACCTCAGCGAGATCGCCGTCGTCCGTTCGGCCGACGACGCCGACCGACTGGTCGACGAACTGTTCAGCGTCGAGCAGGCGATCCAGACGACGCCTGAGCTTCGCGACGCGCTCGCCGACCCGGCCCGCAGCACCGCTGACAAGGAGTCGCTCATCGACTCGCTGCTCGGTGCGACGGCCCTTCCGGCGACCGTCACCCTGGTGAAGCAGGCGCTCGCGGGAACCTACCGGACGGTCACGGCCGCGCTCGAGGAGTATCAGAAGGTCGCGACCTCCGTCCGCAACGAGGGAGTCGCCACCGTCCGTGTGGCTGCTCCGCTCAGCCCGGAGCAGGAGACCCGCCTCGCCGCGGCACTGGCCAAGCAGTACGGCCGCGAGATCCACCTCAACACGCTGGTCGACCCCACGGTCATCGGCGGCATCAAGGTCGAGATCGGTGACGATGTCATCGACGGCTCGATCGCGAGCAAGCTCGACGACGCCCAGCGCGCGCTGGCCGGCTGA